The Lysinibacillus pakistanensis genome includes a window with the following:
- the xerA gene encoding site-specific tyrosine recombinase/integron integrase has product MLLSEAWKRYQQDKKIEGYSSLTLKTYCFQYNLLLRFFGDIDMNEFNTDRLKEYLIRSGDHLKPSSLGHRIRCVKSLFRWSHEEGYTLKNPAAKLKEPKLGKRIPKFLSELEIEHLREACQTTMEKALFEFMYSTGCRIGEIVKLNREDIDFQSNSVIVQGKGNKEREVYFNTRCSIWLKRYLDEREDKEPCLFITDRRPKRRMSIDNLRYIIKRISNRASIKKSIHPHQLRHSYATHMINNGAPIDVIQSLLGHEKSETTKIYAQLSGKLRQDLYSKYF; this is encoded by the coding sequence ATGTTATTATCCGAAGCATGGAAAAGGTATCAACAGGATAAAAAAATCGAGGGATATTCATCGCTTACATTAAAAACATATTGTTTTCAATACAATCTATTATTACGATTTTTTGGTGATATTGATATGAACGAATTTAATACAGATAGATTAAAAGAATATTTAATACGATCAGGAGACCACTTAAAGCCTTCTAGTTTAGGACATAGGATTCGTTGTGTTAAATCATTATTTAGATGGTCACATGAAGAAGGTTATACTCTAAAAAATCCTGCAGCTAAATTAAAAGAGCCGAAATTAGGTAAAAGGATTCCTAAATTTCTCTCAGAATTAGAGATAGAACATCTAAGGGAAGCTTGTCAAACAACGATGGAGAAAGCACTATTTGAGTTTATGTATTCAACCGGCTGCCGTATTGGTGAAATTGTAAAATTAAATCGAGAAGATATCGATTTTCAATCGAATTCAGTAATTGTACAAGGGAAAGGTAATAAAGAAAGGGAAGTGTACTTTAATACCCGCTGTTCTATTTGGTTAAAAAGGTATTTAGATGAACGAGAGGATAAGGAACCTTGTTTGTTTATTACGGACAGAAGGCCGAAAAGACGAATGAGCATTGATAATTTAAGATATATTATCAAGCGCATATCAAATCGTGCAAGTATAAAAAAGAGTATACATCCGCATCAATTACGACACAGCTATGCAACGCATATGATTAATAACGGTGCGCCAATTGATGTCATACAAAGTTTACTAGGTCATGAAAAGAGTGAGACTACAAAGATATACGCTCAGCTAAGCGGAAAGCTAAGACAGGATTTATACAGTAAATACTTTTAA